ACGATCGCCCAGCCGATCGCGCCCTGCCGCCGCTCGCCGCCGTCGAAGTTACGGCGGATCATCGCCGCAAAGCCGGCGAATGCCGCGTGGACCCGGTTGCCGGGCCGCAGTGGTCGGGCCTGCTCGATCAGCAGCGCCAGGACGAGTGCGAAGAAACCCATCTCCCTGTCTCCATCGAACGGGGTCGCGTCAGGCGCTCAGCAGGCGATACAGGTTCCTGAGCATCGCTGCCGTGGCGCCCCAGATGAAATACTCGTCGGCGGCCGGGTGCGGCCGCCAGGGCATCGCCCAGAAGATGCGCTGCGCGCCGCCCACCTCGACCAGGCGGCGCTGGTGATGGCGGGGATCCATCAGGAAGCCGAGCGGCACCTCGAAGACGTCGGCGACCTCCTGCGGATCGGGGCGCAGTTCCAGGCCCGGCGCGACCAGCCCGACCACCGGCGTCACCTGGAAACCGGTGCCGGTCAGGTAATCGGGCAGGCGCCCGATCACCTCGACCCGCGCCGGGTCCAGGCCGACTTCCTCGTGCGCCTCGCGCAGCGCGGTGTGCACCGGGGTGCGGTCGGCCGGCTCGTAGCGCCCGCCGGGAAAGGCCACCTGGCCCGAGTGCTGGCGCAGGTGCAGCGTGCGCTGGGTCAGCAGCACCGACGGAGCCCCGGCGTGCGCGACGATCGGCACCAGCACCGCCGCCGGCCTGGGCGGCCCGGCGTGCAGGCGGATCCGGTCGCCGGTCATTTCGGGCGCCCACTGCGGCGGCTTGCTGAATCGCTCGCGCAGCCGCTCCGGCGCGAGCGCCTCCCCCGCCACCGCGGGCAGGACCTGCGTGTCGTCGGCCACCAGCGGCGAGAGGCGCGGATCGAAGGCCGGCCCGCGGGGACTTTCAGATGCTGGTCCGATCGACGAGGTCATCCTGGATGGCACGCGAGGAAGCGAAAGCGGGACGAACGAGAAGGCGGAACGAACGAAACGAGGCTCGCACGACGAAAAAAGGGGCGCAAGACTGCGCCCCCTTCTTTTGCCACGTTCCTGCGCCCGTTTCGCGCGCCGCGTGGCAAGGCGCACGCAAGCGCCTGCACCGGTCGTCGCGCCGGCCGCCGCTCGCGCGACGGCCCGGCCCGACCGGCCCGACCGTCAGGCCGCGGCGTTGCCCGACGACTTGCCGGGCAGCTTTTCCTTGATCCGCGCCGACTTGCCCGAGCGCGCACGCAGGTAGTAAAGCTTGGCGCGACGGACGTCGCCGCGGCGCTTGACCTCGATCGAGGCGATCAGCGGCGAATACAGCTGGAAGGTGCGCTCGACGCCCTCGCCCGACGAGATCTTGCGGACGATGAACGAGGAGTTCAGGCCGCGGTTGCGACGGCCGATCACCACGCCCTCGAAGGCCTGGACGCGCTTGCGGCTGCCCTCGACGACGTTGACGTTGACGACCACGGTGTCCCCGGGGGCGAACTCGGGGATGGTCTTGCCGAGCCGGGCGATCTCTTCCTGCTCGAGCGTTTCGATCAGATTCATGCTTGCTCCTTGGCCATCGTGCGCCGGGGGGTTCGAGGAGTATTGACCCGGGCAGAGGATGGGGTTCGCGGATTCCCGCAAAGCCGTCGATTATAGCCGTTCGGCGCGTTTCCTGCCAAGCAGGGCGAGCAGGCGCGGCGCGACCAGCAGCAGCGCCGCGATCGCCAGCAGGGTCCCGGACAGCGGCCGGGTGGCGAAGGTGGTCCAGTCGCCCTGCGCGATCGTCAGGGCCTGGCGCAT
This genomic window from Zeimonas sediminis contains:
- a CDS encoding CoA pyrophosphatase; this translates as MTSSIGPASESPRGPAFDPRLSPLVADDTQVLPAVAGEALAPERLRERFSKPPQWAPEMTGDRIRLHAGPPRPAAVLVPIVAHAGAPSVLLTQRTLHLRQHSGQVAFPGGRYEPADRTPVHTALREAHEEVGLDPARVEVIGRLPDYLTGTGFQVTPVVGLVAPGLELRPDPQEVADVFEVPLGFLMDPRHHQRRLVEVGGAQRIFWAMPWRPHPAADEYFIWGATAAMLRNLYRLLSA
- the rplS gene encoding 50S ribosomal protein L19, with the protein product MNLIETLEQEEIARLGKTIPEFAPGDTVVVNVNVVEGSRKRVQAFEGVVIGRRNRGLNSSFIVRKISSGEGVERTFQLYSPLIASIEVKRRGDVRRAKLYYLRARSGKSARIKEKLPGKSSGNAAA